One Rouxiella sp. S1S-2 genomic window, GTTTTTTAATTTCATATACAACAAAAGAATCTTTATTAGAATCAATGTTATTATTGATGATTTCATTCGCGAATTTAAATACCGATTCGTAAACATCACTTTCATAAAAACTTATTGCCTTGAAGCTCCTCAAAAAATACAAAGCTCTATCTAATTGTTCAACTGAAACCGAGCGTTTCAGGAAACGATTATCTCTCGCTATTGCGCTTAGTCTTTTTTGGCATACAGTTAATAACTCATCACTTCCATGATTAAAAATAACCCTAGCCATTGGTAGAGTATAACAACTTGACAACCTAGATAATGCCATATTTTTTAGTTCTATATTACTATCAGAGATAGCCAACGCTTCTCCTACTGCTAAGCAAGCTAATTCTTCACTATTAATTTCTTCAGAGAGCAAATATTCCCCACGGGAGATTATTTGTTTATAATCACTATAAAGCATAACTCTTGCATATTGGCTTAAAGGAAATAATTCCTCAGCGTATACTCTAAGCCAAGATAAAATATCCTTGAAATAAGCATCATCTATTACCAGCATGCATATCTTATGTTTTGAATCAATAGATTGTGATTCGACTGCTCCGACTAACACCTTTCCAGAATGCACATCAAAATCTGATATTTTATTTTTCCAAAAAAACATATCCAACTGCTTAATATTAAATATCACATCAAACAGTTCCTCTTTACTAACAGAAATCCAATTAATTTTTTTATCTTTCATAAGTCACCTTAAAACAGATCATCGATAGTAAAGGCTTGTGGTTCAGAAAATGCATTTTCAAATTTTCTATTTGTATGCTCGGTTCTATATACATTTAATGATGTTTTTGCACGCGTTATTGCCGTATATCCAATCCGGCTGCGATTTAATGGATGACTTGCCAAATCTTCGGCATTAAAAATATGTACAGCTCTAAATTCAGTTCCTTTTGCTGCATGAATAGTCATAACGTGAATTCGTTTTTCAGAAGTAAAACTAGCTTCTTCATCAACACCATGGAAAACTACTAGCTCATCTAAATCAGAAGCTTTGAAGCGCTCTTTTAAATCAACTAAGGTTTCCCTCTTACCACAAAAAATACCTATATTATCATCTTTAAAGGCATCTAATTGAATTTTTATGGATTCAATCATTTTATCAAATTGTAGTTTTTTACTGGCGCAGACGTGCAAATTAGCACTAGATTCACCTTGTGTTCTGATATTATAATTAGATGTTGCCTCAAGGCTTTCTGTTGGATTATCTAATGGACATAATCTATCTGCCGCACGAGCTATTTTTTGCCCTATGCGAAAGTGACGATTTAATCTATGCGGGGTTAATTTCAATTTATCAATGACTTCCAATCCATTTCTTCTGTATATGCCTTGATTGTCGTCCCCGCATATACAGATATTATCACTAAGACACAGTAATGCTTCTAATTCACCTGACGTTAAATCTTGTGCTTCATCAACAAAAATAGCGCTATAAATTCTCTTACCGGGTAGTTTATTATTTGCTTCAATCAACATTTCAAGAATTTGAGTTCTTCCCTCATCATCAAAATCAGTGCCTTTCGGTATAGCTCGTTCTCCTAAGTGCTCCAAAATATGAGAACAAGCCCAAGAATGAAAAGTTTTAATTTGATCTGCATTTATCAATCCTAATGAATTAATACCACTCTTAATAAAATCTGATAGCGCTCTTGTATAGGTTAAAATGAGTATATTCCGCTCGCCTATCCCTGCTGTATACTGAGCCCTAAGTAGCAATAAATTAGTCTTACCTGAACCCGGTGGTCCTATAAGGGCATATCTTCCTTTAGCAGGGAGTGTAATAAAATTTTGTTGATCCTCATCTAATTCATCTCGAGAACGCCACCAGCTACTCTTCATTATTACCCGCCTCTTTATGCAAGTCTATATCAGTTAATATTTCCGCATTCCCATATTCATTCTCAACTAAGTCTAAACCAACCATCACATAATCAACGATGTCATTGGACAATATTTTTATCACACTGTCGACATCGGTATTTAAAATGGTTTCCAAGCATGGTTTCATCTTTATCCCTTCGAAGTACCTTTCTTTTTGGAATGGCTCTATTCTGGCCCCAATGGAGATGGTTGCTCTATTGCTGTATAAGCCTTCTCCCCAGACAAAATGGATAGAACAAGCTATTGCATACTTATTTTCATAGGAGAAAAAATAATTTATTTGATGACTATCCCCAGTTGTAGGCATTACTACTGGGAGTTGTTTTCCACAAACATCTATTAATTCTATTCTTATTTTCTCACTTATTCCACGGATGTAATTATTTCTTTCAAAAACTATTTTTGTATAATCATTATTTTGCGTGATGTTTGTTTTTTGTGATAATCTATTCCTTAAGGATATAAGAGGGTCAGTTGCGTTATTAAAATAGAAATCCTCCCATTTAACAAGAGAAGTTCTTATATCAATATCCTTACTTAAACACCTAAGTGCTAATGCTTTTTCCCTAGCCAACCTATTTACATTAACATCAATAAAAGAAGGTGTTTTAGTTAACACTGCTCTTGCTACTAACCATCTATTTTTAACCAACATCTCTTCATTAAATATTGGTTCCTTGTTTATTAAATCATGCAGAACGGCACCAACCTGATAAATATTAAGACCTCGCCAAAGTTTTTCTGTCGGCTCATCCAATCTGAAAAGATATTCAGGTGAACTATATTGTGCGGTCGCTAAAAATGGTCGCGTACGTCCATTATCGGTAATACCATCTTCATTTTTATTATCGAATTCCCTGATGACACCAAGGTCAAGAAGCTTTAATTTTTTAAAATCATCTGAAACATGTATATTTTCTGGTTTGATATCACGATGAACAATATTAAGTGACTCTAGATATCTCACGGCATCGACTAATTGCTTGATTAAAAATCTCACAGCGTCATCTGGCACCTTATCTAAAACTTTAGCCAATTGAGGCCATGAAAGAAACTCCATCTCAATAATAGCGGTTCCTTCAGCTTCGGCAGCGTAGTAAGTTTGAATAAGATGTTCACAATGATGATCGATAAGTTTTTGTTGTGTTAATAATCGCCTTTTCTCTGCTAAATTATCATTTCCAACAAAAAATTTTGGATCAAAAATCTTAATAGCTCTTATGTCACCATTTCGGTTAACTTTGAAAACAGCAGCAGAACCACCTGCATCAATAAAATCAACTGAATTATATCCACCAGTTACATCCAGATAATTTTTTAATCGCTCGGTAACGTCACGAATTACATTATCATCCAATGCTGGCATTTTTTCTCCTTGGGGTTAATCAATGCTATCGTATGCAACTTTTGTGGTTAAGTACTACACAATATGTTGAAAGGCATTCTATATCTATAAGTGAATAGTCATATCAAAACAAAAAAATTAAGGCAAGCCATCTCTTTCACAGACAGACAAACCTTAATTTAAAGCATGAAAAACAATGAGTTAAAATACGCCGCGTCAAAATCATCTTGATCTAGCAAAATCAAACGGGCTAATCCCCTTCTCCCGATTAATATCAAGATAATCCGCCCACCATTGCAACATCAATCGTCTCTCATCCAAATGTTCCGCCTTATGAATGTAAGCTGCTCGCACTGAGTTGCGTTCCATATGGCTCATCTGCCGTTCAACTGCATCCCTCGACCACAACCCAGATTCAATCAACGAGCTACATGCCATAGTCCTGAAGCCATGCCCGCAAACCTCCACCTTAGTGTCATACCCCATAACACGCAGCGCCTTGTTCACCGTGTTTTCACTCATCGGTTTACGAGGGTTATGATCGCCAACGAAAACAAAATCACGCTCGCCACTAAGCTTGTGAACCTGTTTCAGGATTTCTAATGCCTGGCGAGACAGCGGTACTAAATGAGGCGTACGCATTTTCGAGCCACGCTGTGAATGCTTCACTCCTTCAATAGCTTCTCGTTCTGCCGGTATTGTCCACATTGCCGTTTCAAAATCGATCTCGGACCAACGCGCAAAGCGCAATTCACTAGAACGAATAAAGATTAATAACGTGAGCTCAACAGCCAGACGGGTCATTTGGCGTCCCGTGTAACCGTCGATTCGACGAAGTAATTCAGGTAAGCGTTTCAAATCAAGCGCTGGACGGTGGACACGGTTACTGGAAGCGACAGCACCAGCCATTTCTTGAGCTGGGTTGTAATCAATCAAACCACTTTGCACTGCATAACGCATAATCGCATTAGTACGCTGCTGAAGACGTGAAGCAACTTCAAGTCGCCCTGTAGCCTCAACTACTTTAATAGGTACAAGGAGATCGCGTGTGCTGAAACTATCAATACTCCGCTTCCCAATTGCAGGGAACAGATTGTCTTCCAGGCTCTTCAGCACCCTCCGACTGTGTTCCTCTGACCATTTATTGTTAGTTGCATGCCACTCCCTGGCAACTGACTCAAAGGTAATGACCTCTTTCGCCTTCTCCTCCTTTACAGCACGCTTATGCTCGCGAGGATCGATACCAGCAGCAACCAGCTTTCTGGACTCGTCCCTCTTCTGCCTCGCATCGGCTAACGAAGTTTCAGGGTAAACCCCAAACGCCATCAGGTGCTGATTACCACCAAAGCGAAAACGGAACCGCCAGTATTTTGAGCCGTTGGGATGAATAAGCAAAAACATGCCATCCCCATCGACAAGGGTGTACTCCTTTTCCTGCGGTTTTGCAGAACGCACTTTGATATCTGTCAGAGCCATAAAAGTTCTCCTTCCATGTGCTGCCGTGAGTATATAAGCATTATCGAACCAGCATATATACTCGGTTCTATACTCACAAGCATGTTGATGTGGGGTAACTCAGATTGACGTCGGTTGACTGAAAAGGGGGGGAAAGCCTTGCGGGGACTGGATTTTAGACATAAAAAAAGACCTCAGTTGAGGTCTATTTACATACTAATGGTGCCGAAGGCCGGAATCGAACCGGCACGCCTTGCGGCGGTTGATTTTGAATCAACTGCGTCTACCGATTTCGCCACTTCGGCACTGCTAAGTAGTATACGGAAAACGGGTGCATTATACCTCTCCCGGCCACCCACGCAATACTTATCCCTGCATTCTGATGCTAAGTGCTGAAAAAATCGGCACAAATCGACTGTGTGATTGATATTTCGACAAAATAGCGGCCTTTAACGGGAGATAATGCACTATGAAGAGGGTAAAAAAGCCAGTGCATTGCTGCACTGGCTTGCGTCTTTTACTTAGCCTAAACGCCTGCGGTGGCGATTAGAAATCGTAGAAAACGGTCACCCAGGTAGAGTCAGATTCATTCGGCGCATTGGCCAGAGTGCGTTCTACGTAAACAGACAAACCGTGGCCGATAGTGACAGCAGAACCCAAATAAACGTGGTTTGCTTCGTAATTCTCGTTACCTTTAAGTTTCAGGGAATCTGCCGCAACGTAAGGTTGAATAGATTTCAGGAAAGGCTTATCGATATTAAAGGTATAACCGGCAAATCCTTCTACGCCGTAGCCAGCGCCCGCGAAGAAGTTGTCCTGATTAATAGCATCATGATGGCTTGGCACGAAATTATCATAGTAGCTGCCAGTGGTAACCAAATACCAGTTGCCCGGCTGCCAGGTCAACGCGGTACCGGAAAGCTGTTGGTGATATTGCTTTTGATTATTGTCGCTGTCTTTTATGTACGCATTCGTAACGCTGTATGCGGTACTCCAGGTCAGCTCTTTGGTAATCGCATAATCAATACCTAAGCCACCACCGCCTGAACGACGATAGTGCAGTTCGTCGGTCACCGCTGTTTCGGTTTCCGGCAACAAATAGTTGGCTGTTAATTTAACCGGACCAAAGGTATTTTCGTATTTAATGCTGTTTTTAGGACGGTTACTGCCGTCGTAATCACCGGAAACGCCTACGCCTTCGCCTGCTGCGTGGGCATCGTTGTCCCACATGTCGCTTTTAATTCCGACAACGGAATAATAAAGGCCGAACTGTTGTCCGTAGGTCAATTTACCGTAACGGTCGTCCTGCACGCCATAATAAAGCTGACGTTTTTTGTCACGGTTAGTGCCTTGGTCGTAGCCAGATTTAATATCGAGCAGGTGATACATGTTCACACCCAGCTCGTAGTAACCCACTACGGAGGTATGGTCACTCAGCGCATAGTTGCCGCTGAAGCGAAAACGGGTGCCGCCGTCGTGGCCACTGGAATCACCGTGCGTTTTATTTTTGGTATTTTCAAAAATCCACTCGGGACGAATACTGCCACCCACCTGCAAACTTAATGGAGCAAGTAAGGAATCACTTTGCTTATTCTTTTCTAAAACGGTTATTTCAGCCTGAGCACTGGCTGAAAGCACCGATAAAATAACGCCGCCAACGATGATTGGCGCTTTTAAATTACGCATTACCCTGTCTCCAACAATATTATTTTTGTTATTTAGTGAAATATGGTGTTGCACCACGCATAAATATTTAACATAGCTGTGATAGGGGGAAAAGCATTTAATGTGACGACAGATGCGTTTTAAGTCGAATTTATGGGTGATTTTTTAATCAAAATGGTTTAAAACTGTAATTATCAGCAACCGAAAATATATTGTTGTGTGAAATAAAAGCAGAATGTTTTAATAGTCGTCAATTCGGTCAGGTGAATAAGTTCACGATGGACATAATTAATTACAAAGTTAAGCAGCGCATCCCTGTCAATCTATTAATCCATTACCCTTTCGCCTCAGCAATTAGCCCATATTTATTCGGCGTAAACACGACTAATAATAGACTGACAAATACTCGAGTTGTATGAATAACACGCAACTGCTGTGCCCTAATACCGTTAATGGCCGGCAGGAGGGCGTTTTGGGCCGATAACGAACGCCGCAACTGTAAATTTTTGCTCAAGCCGCGATTTCCTCATGCGGTTCTTCGCGTATCACATTAAGATAAATTCACTCTTGCCCTTTACCGCTTTTAGAATGGATACGCGTTCGTTGAAAAAATTATCCCTATCGCTGTTAGCCATAGCCTTTGCCAGCATGCCTTTACTGAGTCAGGCGCAGACCCAACGTCTTGCCACTCAGGTGGTCGATGACCACGCAGAACATATCTTTTACGGTAGCGGCGCGATGGGCATGGCCATCGTCGTCGTCGATAACAATCAGCAGGTTTTCCGCAGCTTTGGCGAAATTAAACCCGGCTCAGGTATTCGTCCACGCGAAGACTCGCTGATTCGAATCGCCTCGCTGACCAAGCTGATGACCAGTGAAGTGCTGGTGAAGCTGGCGCAACAGGGCACGGTAAAAATCACCGATCCGTTGCGAAAATATGCGCCAGCCAACGCCTTTGTTCCCTATTACAGTCCCACTACGCCCATTACGCTGTTGAATCTGGCGACTCACACCAGTGGTCTGCCTCGCGAACAGCCGGGCGGCGCGGCGCATCGTGCTGTGTTTACCTGGCCGAATCGTGCCGAGCGCTGGAGCTGGCTGCAAACGGCGAAAATGACCGTGCCGCCGAGTGCCTATGCGTCTTACTCCAATTTGGGCTTTGATCTGCTTTCCGATGCGCTGTCGAATGCGGCCCGTAAACCCTATCCGCAGCTGTTCCGCGAGTTAATTACCCAGCCAAACGGCATGGTGGATACCACCTATACGCCTACTCAGTCACAGTGTTCGCGGCTGATGGAAGGCCTGCGCCCGAGTCCTTGCATAAATACTACGGCAGCGACAGGCAGCGGCGGCGTGTATTCAACGCCTGCCGATATGGGCCGCTGGATGAAGCAGTTCTTGCCTACGGCCTCTGGACAGCAAAATGCGACCGCCGCATTGGCGCAGAAGATGTATTTCCGCCGTACCGATCTGGTGTCGTTAAAAGGCATGGACGTTCCCGGTCAGGCTTACGAGCTGGGCATGGGGTGGGTCACTATGGCGCCGTCTCCACTGTGGCCAAGGATTATTCAGAAAACCGGCGGCGGGGGCGGATTTATCACTTATATGGCGATGGTTCCGCAGCGCGGCGTAGGCGTCTTTATTGTGGTAACGCGCTCGGAGTTAACCAAGTTTAAAAATATGAGCGACGGCGTGAACGATTTGGTTGCAGATTTAGTGCGCAATAACGAAATATAGCGGCACGTTTTTGGAACGCAAAAAGTAAAAAAGCAGCTCAATGAGCTGCTTTTTTTTAAACCGTATCCGCCTGTCTAACTGCGTTTTAACAACAGATAGATACTGATCACCATGAACAGGCCGCTCGGTAACACGGCGCCCAGCAGCGGTGGAATATTATAAACCAGGCTTAGCGGACCGAAAATCTGGTCAAGCACGTAGAATAAGAACCCGAAGCAGATACCGGTTACCACTCTCACGCCCATGGGCACGCTACGTAGCGGTCCAAAAATAAACGACAGCGCCATCAGCATCATCACCGCCACCGACAGCGGAGCAAATATTTTACGCCACATATTCAACTGGTAGCGCTTGGCTTCTTGCCCGCTCTGCTTGAGATATTTAACGTAGTTGTACAGGCCGCTGATGGAGAGTGAGTCAGGGTCAAGAGCCACGACGCCAAGCTTGTCAGGCGTCAGGTTGGTCTTCCATTCACCGCTCAGAGTCTGTGAACCCGTTATCTGCGTTGGGCTGCCTAACACGGATTCATCCACCTGCGATAATTGCCAGCCGCCGTTCTCATACTGGGCAGAGGTAGCGTAGCGAACCGACAGCAGTTTGTTTTTATCATCGAAATGATAGATATTTACGCCGCTGATTTCGTTATCGCCAGTGACGTGCTCGATAAAGATAAAATCGTGGCCGTCTTTCGCCCACAGACCGTTTTGCGTGGAAAGAAGCGATCCGCCAAACATCTGCTGCGCACGGTAATTGCGCGCCATCTGTTCGCCCTGCGGAGACACCCACTCGCCAATCGCCATGGTCAGCAGCACCAGCGGAATGGCTGTTTTCATTACTGAAGTGGCCACCTGCATGCGGGTAAAACCAGAGGCTTGCATTACCACCAGTTCACTGCGGGTAGCCAACGTACCCAGCCCCAACAGCGCACCGAGCAGGGCGGCCATCGGGAAGAAAATTTCGATATCTTTTGGCACGCTGAGCAGCGTGTACAGTCCAGCATCAAGCGCAGAATAACTGCCCTGGCCCACTTTACGCAGCTGATCGACAAACTTGATGATCCCTGAGAGGGAAACCAGCATGAATAACGTCATCATGATGGTGTTGAAAATAGTGCGTCCGATATATCGGTCTAAAACGCCAAACATCAGGCCGCTCCTCTAAAACGT contains:
- a CDS encoding integrase arm-type DNA-binding domain-containing protein, which produces MALTDIKVRSAKPQEKEYTLVDGDGMFLLIHPNGSKYWRFRFRFGGNQHLMAFGVYPETSLADARQKRDESRKLVAAGIDPREHKRAVKEEKAKEVITFESVAREWHATNNKWSEEHSRRVLKSLEDNLFPAIGKRSIDSFSTRDLLVPIKVVEATGRLEVASRLQQRTNAIMRYAVQSGLIDYNPAQEMAGAVASSNRVHRPALDLKRLPELLRRIDGYTGRQMTRLAVELTLLIFIRSSELRFARWSEIDFETAMWTIPAEREAIEGVKHSQRGSKMRTPHLVPLSRQALEILKQVHKLSGERDFVFVGDHNPRKPMSENTVNKALRVMGYDTKVEVCGHGFRTMACSSLIESGLWSRDAVERQMSHMERNSVRAAYIHKAEHLDERRLMLQWWADYLDINREKGISPFDFARSR
- a CDS encoding UvrD-helicase domain-containing protein — its product is MKSSWWRSRDELDEDQQNFITLPAKGRYALIGPPGSGKTNLLLLRAQYTAGIGERNILILTYTRALSDFIKSGINSLGLINADQIKTFHSWACSHILEHLGERAIPKGTDFDDEGRTQILEMLIEANNKLPGKRIYSAIFVDEAQDLTSGELEALLCLSDNICICGDDNQGIYRRNGLEVIDKLKLTPHRLNRHFRIGQKIARAADRLCPLDNPTESLEATSNYNIRTQGESSANLHVCASKKLQFDKMIESIKIQLDAFKDDNIGIFCGKRETLVDLKERFKASDLDELVVFHGVDEEASFTSEKRIHVMTIHAAKGTEFRAVHIFNAEDLASHPLNRSRIGYTAITRAKTSLNVYRTEHTNRKFENAFSEPQAFTIDDLF
- the ampH gene encoding D-alanyl-D-alanine-carboxypeptidase/endopeptidase AmpH, whose product is MDTRSLKKLSLSLLAIAFASMPLLSQAQTQRLATQVVDDHAEHIFYGSGAMGMAIVVVDNNQQVFRSFGEIKPGSGIRPREDSLIRIASLTKLMTSEVLVKLAQQGTVKITDPLRKYAPANAFVPYYSPTTPITLLNLATHTSGLPREQPGGAAHRAVFTWPNRAERWSWLQTAKMTVPPSAYASYSNLGFDLLSDALSNAARKPYPQLFRELITQPNGMVDTTYTPTQSQCSRLMEGLRPSPCINTTAATGSGGVYSTPADMGRWMKQFLPTASGQQNATAALAQKMYFRRTDLVSLKGMDVPGQAYELGMGWVTMAPSPLWPRIIQKTGGGGGFITYMAMVPQRGVGVFIVVTRSELTKFKNMSDGVNDLVADLVRNNEI
- a CDS encoding porin → MRNLKAPIIVGGVILSVLSASAQAEITVLEKNKQSDSLLAPLSLQVGGSIRPEWIFENTKNKTHGDSSGHDGGTRFRFSGNYALSDHTSVVGYYELGVNMYHLLDIKSGYDQGTNRDKKRQLYYGVQDDRYGKLTYGQQFGLYYSVVGIKSDMWDNDAHAAGEGVGVSGDYDGSNRPKNSIKYENTFGPVKLTANYLLPETETAVTDELHYRRSGGGGLGIDYAITKELTWSTAYSVTNAYIKDSDNNQKQYHQQLSGTALTWQPGNWYLVTTGSYYDNFVPSHHDAINQDNFFAGAGYGVEGFAGYTFNIDKPFLKSIQPYVAADSLKLKGNENYEANHVYLGSAVTIGHGLSVYVERTLANAPNESDSTWVTVFYDF
- a CDS encoding protein kinase, giving the protein MPALDDNVIRDVTERLKNYLDVTGGYNSVDFIDAGGSAAVFKVNRNGDIRAIKIFDPKFFVGNDNLAEKRRLLTQQKLIDHHCEHLIQTYYAAEAEGTAIIEMEFLSWPQLAKVLDKVPDDAVRFLIKQLVDAVRYLESLNIVHRDIKPENIHVSDDFKKLKLLDLGVIREFDNKNEDGITDNGRTRPFLATAQYSSPEYLFRLDEPTEKLWRGLNIYQVGAVLHDLINKEPIFNEEMLVKNRWLVARAVLTKTPSFIDVNVNRLAREKALALRCLSKDIDIRTSLVKWEDFYFNNATDPLISLRNRLSQKTNITQNNDYTKIVFERNNYIRGISEKIRIELIDVCGKQLPVVMPTTGDSHQINYFFSYENKYAIACSIHFVWGEGLYSNRATISIGARIEPFQKERYFEGIKMKPCLETILNTDVDSVIKILSNDIVDYVMVGLDLVENEYGNAEILTDIDLHKEAGNNEE
- the lptG gene encoding LPS export ABC transporter permease LptG, with amino-acid sequence MFGVLDRYIGRTIFNTIMMTLFMLVSLSGIIKFVDQLRKVGQGSYSALDAGLYTLLSVPKDIEIFFPMAALLGALLGLGTLATRSELVVMQASGFTRMQVATSVMKTAIPLVLLTMAIGEWVSPQGEQMARNYRAQQMFGGSLLSTQNGLWAKDGHDFIFIEHVTGDNEISGVNIYHFDDKNKLLSVRYATSAQYENGGWQLSQVDESVLGSPTQITGSQTLSGEWKTNLTPDKLGVVALDPDSLSISGLYNYVKYLKQSGQEAKRYQLNMWRKIFAPLSVAVMMLMALSFIFGPLRSVPMGVRVVTGICFGFLFYVLDQIFGPLSLVYNIPPLLGAVLPSGLFMVISIYLLLKRS